A window from Vanessa atalanta chromosome 18, ilVanAtal1.2, whole genome shotgun sequence encodes these proteins:
- the LOC125071196 gene encoding neurochondrin homolog, producing the protein MGDISEPIKKCILILKSAKSDTEKFAALFMVTKLVKSKDCNALAKKALFEAIGFKFLKKLLTGNNIQDDCPPSVYKSVALSILTCFCNEPELSTHPEMLANIPVFLDIVQTSDNDDYDDNLIIISEAYTCLQCIAEHEAGQKALIEVGAITKMSEIYSHQSFQTDEALNILVKLVSRYGPAAWGSDPKPFHALVNKIALDFATDQSERKFELATILSALLYSCNKTTVIPGSSEETWPQSIYKALYDILTSKIGKNQRDPALKLAANIIDLLGVEWTFNDEDNPKKFFLLLLQLCAIEVRMQLEDRSFKQAFANAELITACFIVLELSINYMGTDQLDLEQKEKQSVYTSLKGAFNAVVSILTKVSNDKNRDKLPDPEKVFICAMVRVLVAWIAQETTAMREQIYALLPFIFTLANDSFHAYRARKLAEKNKSDGEPMNIEISLLGQIDLLRLMLPALCHLVVEDKARDIVLNLKQEDILYEAMNFHWSIVHYKKPIVPKSERGKVRTQPEPELDPQVLEDMKDSRAAMVSLCNIFMNLTVLAPKVVENSMLFNTLLKFIFNNLPELKNIPENLVLHGHLAVLGLLLLKQQASKVKKNDFSICRYIQSTIRFLWDAYNVDESNDPNALVVSMTYKENWNEIADLWFLGMQTLSGVLTTIPWISEFAIESGWAEGIAQMLAKVKVGTLAPNVKSAFEDFLCRLVDSNESAIPVLKKGGALKMCRNHRLMDLGKKLFGD; encoded by the coding sequence ATGGGAGACATATCCGagccaataaaaaaatgcatactCATTTTAAAGTCTGCAAAAAGTGACACTGAAAAATTTGCTGCTTTATTTATGGTGACAAAACTAGTAAAAAGCAAAGATTGTAATGCTTTAGCAAAGAAGGCTTTGTTTGAAGCGATcggttttaagtttttaaagaaGCTCTTAACTGGAAATAACATTCAAGATGATTGCCCTCCATCAGTCTACAAATCCGTTGCTCTATCAATACTCACGTGTTTCTGTAATGAACCGGAACTCTCCACACATCCTGAAATGCTCGCCAATATACCCGTGTTCCTTGACATTGTGCAGACATCCGACAATGACGATTATGATGATaacctaattattattagtgaagCATATACATGTCTGCAGTGTATTGCTGAACATGAAGCAGGTCAAAAAGCCCTCATCGAAGTGGGTGCAATAACTAAAATGTCGGAGATTTACTCTCATCAAAGCTTCCAAACTGATGAAGCACTTAATATTCTTGTTAAGTTGGTTAGTAGATATGGACCTGCAGCATGGGGAAGTGATCCCAAACCCTTTCATGCTctagtaaataaaatagcatTAGATTTTGCAACAGACCAATCTGAAAGGAAATTTGAACTGGCTACCATTTTAAGTGCATTATTATACAGCTGTAACAAAACAACCGTTATACCAGGATCATCAGAAGAAACTTGGCCACAAAGTATTTACAAAGCTCTTTATGATATATTAACAAGTAAAATTGGTAAAAATCAAAGAGACCCTGCATTGAAACTTGCAGCAAATATTATTGACTTGCTCGGAGTTGAGTGGACATTCAATGATGAGGATAACCCTAAAAAATTCTTCCTCTTATTGTTACAATTATGTGCTATTGAGGTACGAATGCAACTTGAGGATAGAAGTTTTAAGCAAGCTTTTGCCAATGCCGAACTCATTACCGCTTGTTTCATTGTGCTGGAATTATCAATTAACTACATGGGCACAGATCAGCTAGACTTagaacaaaaagaaaaacaatcagTTTACACAAGCCTTAAAGGAGCATTCAATGCTGTTGTTTCTATATTAACAAAAGTATCCAATGACAAAAACCGAGATAAACTTCCTGACcctgaaaaagtttttatatgtgCCATGGTAAGAGTCTTAGTTGCCTGGATTGCCCAAGAAACAACAGCAATGCGAGAGCAGATTTATGCATTGCTTCCATTCATATTTACACTTGCAAATGACTCTTTTCATGCTTATAGAGCAAGAAAACTAGCTGAAAAGAATAAAAGTGATGGTGAGCCAATGAATATTGAAATATCTTTACTGGGTCAAATTGATTTGTTGCGTTTAATGCTACCAGCACTTTGCCATCTTGTTGTGGAAGATAAAGCAAGAGATATTGTTCTAAATCTAAAGCAGGAAGACATTCTCTATGAGGCTATGAACTTTCATTGGTCTATTGTACATTATAAGAAACCAATTGTACCAAAATCTGAAAGAGGGAAGGTTAGAACTCAACCTGAACCAGAATTAGATCCTCAAGTATTAGAAGATATGAAAGATTCAAGAGCTGCCATGGTCAGCCTTTGCAATATTTTCATGAATCTGACTGTATTGGCTCCCAAAGTTGTGGAAAACAGTATGTTATTCAACACActtcttaagtttatttttaacaatttaccagaacttaaaaatatacctgAAAATCTTGTTCTTCATGGACACCTCGCTGTATTGGGACTTCTTCTTCTAAAACAACAAGCAAGCAAAGTGAAGAAAAATGACTTCtctatatgtagatatattcaGTCAACAATACGATTCCTTTGGGATGCCTACAATGTTGATGAATCAAATGATCCTAATGCCCTTGTTGTTTCAATGACTTATAAGGAAAATTGGAATGAAATTGCAGATCTGTGGTTCTTAGGCATGCAAACTTTAAGCGGAGTTTTGACTACTATACCTTGGATATCCGAGTTTGCCATAGAAAGTGGATGGGCTGAAGGAATAGCTCAAATGCTTGCCAAAGTCAAAGTTGGTACATTGGCCCCAAATGTTAAGTCTGCATTTGAAGATTTCCTGTGTAGATTAGTTGACTCAAATGAAAGTGCTATTCCTGTTTTGAAGAAAGGTGGTGCCTTAAAGATGTGCAGAAACCACAGATTAATGGATTTGGGCAAAAAATTGTTTGgagattaa